From a single bacterium genomic region:
- the tadA gene encoding Flp pilus assembly complex ATPase component TadA: protein MIRATNKELGMILVEKGLIDPDNLDAAIREAHKTGDRIGNILIKMGLCEQDHVLEALAEQLGVPYMKLTGVQPDRQLLELVPARFAEHYNLVPVAMEDGTLKVALSDPLDIHTLDELRRMLNLEVEPIVATDAEIDKARNRFYGIGGATMMGLEEERQASGKDDEVILDGNIDIDDENAAEDASIVRFVNQVVQEAFRDRATDIHVEPMDKELRIRYRIDGMLYEAPIPPAIKRYQQAIISRIKIMSDLNIAERRLPQDGKIKIKMHGKEFDLRVSTVPTPHGESAAIRILSRDSELCTLERLGFSDYHNETMRAMIQKPHGIVLITGPTGSGKSTTLYASLSEINTPERKIITVEDPIEYRIPGVTQVQVSPSIGLTFARVLRTLLRQDPDVIMVGETRDPETAKITIQTALTGHLVFSTLHTNDASGAVTRLEDMGIEPFLISSSVEGVLAQRLVRVLCSACKKQYDPEPGLIKQVNVLREDTSGIKFFRPVGCEMCRYTGFRGRTALVEMVKFNEPLRRAIVDGASANEIKREATKNGMRPIRWDGWDKVKQGVSTIEEVLRVTMEDEFSDEDQVAQLMENSVELRQQLVAEEE, encoded by the coding sequence ATGATTCGCGCAACGAACAAAGAGCTCGGAATGATCCTCGTCGAGAAGGGCCTGATCGACCCCGATAACCTCGACGCCGCCATCCGCGAAGCCCACAAGACCGGCGATCGAATCGGCAATATCCTGATCAAGATGGGCCTCTGCGAGCAGGACCATGTGCTCGAGGCCCTGGCCGAGCAGTTGGGCGTTCCGTACATGAAGCTGACCGGCGTCCAGCCCGATCGCCAGTTACTGGAACTGGTCCCCGCCCGCTTTGCTGAGCACTACAACCTTGTTCCTGTCGCGATGGAGGACGGCACGCTGAAAGTCGCCCTCTCCGATCCCCTCGATATTCACACGCTCGATGAACTTCGGCGCATGTTGAACCTCGAGGTCGAACCGATCGTCGCGACCGACGCGGAGATCGACAAAGCACGCAATCGGTTCTACGGAATCGGCGGCGCCACCATGATGGGGTTGGAGGAGGAGCGCCAGGCCTCTGGCAAGGACGACGAAGTTATCCTGGATGGCAACATCGACATCGACGATGAAAACGCCGCCGAAGACGCCTCGATCGTTCGCTTCGTGAACCAGGTTGTGCAGGAGGCGTTCCGCGACCGCGCGACGGACATCCACGTCGAGCCGATGGACAAGGAACTGCGGATTCGCTACCGCATCGACGGTATGCTTTACGAGGCGCCTATCCCGCCGGCCATCAAGCGCTATCAGCAGGCGATCATCAGCCGTATCAAGATCATGTCGGACCTGAACATCGCCGAGCGGCGCCTGCCCCAGGACGGTAAGATCAAAATCAAAATGCACGGCAAGGAGTTCGACCTTCGTGTGTCGACCGTCCCGACGCCCCACGGCGAATCGGCGGCCATTCGTATTCTCTCCCGCGACAGCGAACTCTGCACGCTGGAGCGACTCGGCTTCTCCGACTATCACAACGAAACCATGCGGGCGATGATCCAGAAGCCTCACGGGATCGTTCTGATCACTGGCCCGACCGGTTCCGGCAAGTCGACGACGCTCTATGCATCGCTTTCGGAAATCAACACCCCGGAGCGCAAGATCATCACCGTCGAAGATCCGATCGAGTATCGCATCCCCGGCGTGACTCAGGTGCAGGTCAGCCCCTCGATCGGCCTGACGTTCGCACGTGTTCTCCGCACCCTGCTGCGCCAGGACCCCGACGTCATCATGGTTGGCGAGACGCGTGACCCCGAGACGGCCAAGATCACGATCCAGACGGCTCTCACGGGCCACCTCGTGTTCTCGACGCTCCACACGAACGATGCCTCCGGCGCTGTCACGCGACTGGAAGACATGGGCATCGAGCCCTTCCTGATCTCCTCGTCGGTCGAAGGCGTGCTGGCTCAGCGACTTGTTCGCGTCCTCTGTTCGGCGTGCAAGAAGCAGTACGATCCCGAGCCGGGATTGATCAAGCAGGTCAACGTGCTGCGCGAAGACACTTCCGGCATCAAGTTCTTCCGTCCGGTCGGTTGCGAAATGTGCCGCTACACCGGCTTCCGAGGCCGTACCGCACTCGTTGAGATGGTGAAGTTCAACGAGCCGTTGCGGCGCGCGATTGTCGACGGCGCATCCGCCAACGAGATTAAGCGCGAAGCCACGAAGAACGGCATGCGGCCGATTCGCTGGGATGGCTGGGACAAGGTCAAGCAGGGCGTCTCGACCATCGAGGAAGTCCTGCGCGTGACGATGGAAGACGAATTCAGCGACGAAGATCAGGTCGCCCAGTTGATGGAAAACTCCGTCGAACTGCGCCAGCAGTTGGTGGCGGAAGAAGAGTAA
- the gspF gene encoding type II secretion system inner membrane protein GspF, with product MPQFIYKAKDKKGASVEGVIEAEARSAVITRLQQMGYFPVSIESGQRKGGKIVSTESKPSRSRTSVSKIAPKPKEKAASGGGMSFRRKKVKTADVASFNRQMADLLGAGIALVKALTILGKQTENEELREIILEINSDVQGGATFADALARHPKIFSKLYVAMVRSGEAGGMLDEVLLRLADFSEQEEQLKGRIKSALAYPVVMIVAGGGAVFVMFAYVVPKIVATFRELNQTLPMMTQILIKISDFASHYWWAVISALILLAGGFWRFTHSDEGRVLWHRLQLKIPVLGDLVQKREVARFTRTLGSLLKNGVSILTALGITREVVNNTLVQQEVDKVIEEITQGAGIARPLKDSAIFPPVTVNMMAVGEETGQLESVLLRISDSYELEVDRRVKTLTSLIEPLIIVVMGLIVGFIVISMLLPIFTLDPSGATG from the coding sequence ATGCCCCAGTTCATCTACAAAGCGAAAGACAAGAAGGGCGCCTCGGTCGAGGGCGTAATCGAGGCGGAAGCGCGTTCGGCCGTCATCACTCGTCTGCAGCAGATGGGGTACTTCCCCGTCAGTATCGAGAGCGGCCAGCGAAAGGGCGGCAAGATTGTCTCAACGGAATCAAAGCCGTCGCGCAGCCGCACATCTGTTTCGAAAATCGCTCCGAAGCCGAAAGAGAAAGCGGCTTCCGGCGGCGGAATGTCATTTCGGAGGAAGAAGGTCAAGACGGCCGACGTCGCCTCCTTCAACCGCCAGATGGCCGATCTGCTCGGCGCCGGCATTGCCTTGGTAAAGGCGCTGACGATTCTCGGCAAGCAAACCGAAAACGAAGAACTGCGCGAGATCATTCTTGAGATTAACAGCGATGTTCAGGGCGGCGCGACGTTCGCAGACGCACTGGCGCGTCACCCCAAGATCTTCTCGAAGCTCTACGTCGCGATGGTGCGTTCCGGCGAGGCTGGCGGCATGCTGGACGAAGTGCTCCTTCGTCTCGCCGACTTCAGCGAACAGGAAGAGCAACTGAAAGGCCGAATCAAGTCAGCTCTGGCCTATCCCGTCGTGATGATCGTCGCCGGTGGCGGCGCCGTGTTCGTCATGTTCGCCTACGTGGTACCAAAAATCGTGGCCACGTTCCGCGAACTGAACCAGACGCTTCCGATGATGACGCAAATCCTCATCAAGATCAGCGACTTCGCCTCGCACTACTGGTGGGCCGTGATCTCCGCGCTGATTCTTCTGGCGGGTGGCTTCTGGCGCTTCACACACAGCGACGAGGGCCGCGTTCTCTGGCATCGCCTCCAATTGAAGATCCCTGTCCTTGGCGACCTTGTCCAGAAGCGCGAAGTGGCTCGTTTCACCCGAACGTTGGGTTCGTTGCTGAAGAACGGTGTTTCGATTCTCACGGCTCTCGGCATTACGCGCGAAGTCGTGAATAACACACTCGTGCAGCAGGAAGTCGACAAGGTTATCGAAGAGATCACACAAGGCGCCGGCATCGCGCGGCCGCTGAAGGACAGCGCCATCTTTCCACCAGTCACCGTCAACATGATGGCCGTCGGTGAGGAAACGGGCCAGCTCGAAAGCGTCCTGCTGCGCATCAGCGACTCGTACGAGCTCGAAGTCGACCGGCGTGTCAAGACGCTCACGTCATTGATCGAGCCGCTCATCATTGTTGTGATGGGCCTGATCGTGGGCTTCATCGTGATCTCGATGTTGCTTCCGATCTTCACCTTGGATCCGTCGGGGGCGACCGGATGA
- a CDS encoding type II secretion system GspH family protein: MMIRTRDRAMTMIELMLVVTILGILMAVTLPKMSGTNRRAALQTTARDIAKLSAYARQSAISMQADTKLVFDKEQNQWWLELPEDEDNWRRREAKSDEESVHTLNPRILFHEFSRSGEEIHDDPVEVSFRPNGSSTGLVILLATDKNATMTVEIEAATGRAEAYMGEPKTFAEKLEERGVDPSAYAGVTETGGGPVESTPGEGFYRIGQTEEERVSSYADAAARIMGRVRNDYDRQQENEDQRGVPIPRR; encoded by the coding sequence ATGATGATTCGCACGCGCGATAGAGCCATGACGATGATCGAGCTCATGCTCGTCGTCACCATTCTCGGCATCTTGATGGCAGTGACGCTGCCTAAAATGTCGGGCACGAATCGTCGTGCGGCGCTGCAGACTACAGCACGCGATATCGCGAAGCTCTCCGCCTATGCGCGCCAGTCCGCCATCAGCATGCAGGCCGACACGAAACTTGTCTTCGATAAGGAACAGAACCAGTGGTGGCTGGAACTGCCGGAAGACGAAGACAACTGGCGCAGACGCGAGGCGAAATCCGACGAGGAAAGCGTTCACACGCTGAATCCACGAATTCTGTTCCATGAATTCTCGCGTTCCGGCGAAGAAATCCACGATGATCCGGTCGAAGTGTCCTTTCGCCCGAACGGGTCGAGCACTGGCCTGGTAATACTCCTCGCCACCGACAAGAATGCAACGATGACGGTCGAGATCGAAGCCGCAACGGGGCGTGCCGAGGCTTACATGGGCGAGCCGAAGACGTTCGCCGAGAAGTTGGAAGAGCGTGGCGTCGATCCTTCTGCGTATGCCGGCGTCACCGAGACAGGAGGCGGCCCGGTCGAAAGCACGCCGGGTGAGGGCTTCTATCGCATCGGTCAAACAGAAGAAGAGCGCGTAAGCTCCTACGCCGATGCCGCCGCGCGCATCATGGGGCGCGTGCGAAACGACTACGATCGCCAACAAGAGAACGAAGACCAGCGCGGCGTACCAATTCCCAGGCGATAG
- a CDS encoding type II secretion system GspH family protein: MLSSTPVQSKQRPAFVLLEVMLALVILSVAMTALLRGFILSIHTIRENNIVATATLLAETLMEDYELEPPVEGQDEGFFTDDERFGEDFKNYAWEREVEESDVDYSDAPRVELQDPEPIYEMKLQIIYDDGENRRFVPIAIDTYLLETQLFSDKALEKNQLF, translated from the coding sequence ATGTTGAGCAGCACGCCAGTCCAGAGCAAGCAACGGCCGGCCTTCGTCCTTCTGGAGGTCATGCTCGCGCTTGTGATTCTGTCGGTTGCGATGACGGCACTGCTGCGGGGTTTCATTCTCTCGATCCACACCATCCGCGAGAACAACATCGTGGCGACTGCGACCTTGCTGGCGGAAACGCTGATGGAAGACTACGAACTGGAACCGCCGGTCGAGGGACAGGACGAAGGGTTCTTCACAGACGATGAACGCTTTGGCGAAGACTTTAAGAACTACGCCTGGGAGCGCGAAGTCGAAGAGTCGGACGTCGACTACAGCGATGCACCCCGCGTGGAATTGCAGGACCCCGAGCCGATTTACGAGATGAAGCTGCAAATCATCTACGACGATGGCGAGAACCGTCGCTTCGTTCCGATCGCCATCGATACGTACCTGCTGGAAACACAACTCTTCAGCGACAAGGCGCTGGAGAAGAACCAGTTGTTCTAA
- a CDS encoding general secretion pathway protein GspK, whose amino-acid sequence MMSRRTEIRRPSAWVDALPERERRGRRRTSRRRAVILILVLWITTVLSLLAYSVIYQMTMETRLTSTRKKTVQARALARAGLARGFVDLRNDMIFDRSDEYDGPFDAEGDIWADPEEGKEDVEMGEGTFNVVIRDEERFFNINKFRRINRDLLQEIIEEIGYEEEDAKIVACAIIDYGDSDDVPVLDSAPATEGLAYGTLRAEDQGLSEREEDIERMVFPNEGYLTVDELLEVYGVTPELYFGPGTPEAEYFREKIGPPAGDRFQIKERRSRRNEEVHGLRDYFTVHGDGDLNINTAPQHVLQVLLSAAGASDGERMAENIIKDRRGGKNRHIDNDDAFQTKADMQSNGDLVGLLGAIQQLCPLDVQSTVFTLTSTGQIGQVKQTLEVTVDRDMVTLQRDETFEAIDRAREREERYEDRRQRRQDKDDELLVRMPNIRIIQWNRQ is encoded by the coding sequence ATGATGAGTCGTCGGACTGAGATTCGCCGTCCCTCCGCTTGGGTGGATGCTTTGCCGGAGCGTGAACGTCGCGGTCGTCGCCGTACTTCGCGTCGTCGGGCCGTGATCTTGATTCTGGTGCTCTGGATCACGACGGTTTTGTCGCTTCTGGCCTATTCGGTCATCTATCAGATGACAATGGAGACGCGCCTCACGTCGACGCGCAAGAAGACCGTCCAGGCGCGTGCTCTCGCGCGTGCGGGCCTGGCGCGCGGATTTGTCGATCTGCGCAATGACATGATTTTCGATCGCTCCGACGAGTACGATGGACCTTTCGATGCCGAGGGCGACATCTGGGCGGATCCGGAAGAAGGCAAGGAAGACGTCGAGATGGGCGAGGGAACCTTCAACGTCGTCATCCGTGACGAGGAACGCTTCTTCAACATCAACAAGTTCCGCCGTATCAATCGCGACCTCCTACAGGAGATCATTGAGGAAATCGGCTACGAAGAGGAAGACGCAAAGATCGTTGCGTGTGCGATCATCGATTACGGCGATTCGGACGATGTGCCCGTTCTGGATTCCGCACCGGCGACCGAGGGGCTCGCATACGGAACTCTTCGGGCTGAAGACCAGGGCCTGTCCGAGCGCGAAGAAGACATCGAGCGCATGGTTTTTCCGAACGAGGGCTACTTGACCGTCGATGAACTGCTGGAAGTCTACGGCGTGACGCCCGAACTCTACTTCGGCCCCGGAACGCCGGAGGCCGAGTACTTCCGCGAGAAGATTGGCCCGCCGGCAGGCGATAGGTTCCAGATCAAGGAGAGACGCAGTCGCCGGAATGAAGAGGTCCATGGCCTGCGCGACTACTTCACGGTCCACGGCGACGGAGATCTGAATATCAATACGGCTCCGCAGCACGTCCTGCAGGTCCTCCTTTCCGCCGCCGGAGCTTCCGATGGCGAACGGATGGCCGAGAACATCATCAAGGATCGCCGAGGCGGCAAGAACCGTCACATCGACAACGACGATGCCTTCCAGACAAAGGCCGACATGCAGAGCAACGGCGATCTGGTCGGATTATTGGGGGCAATCCAGCAACTTTGCCCTCTGGACGTCCAATCGACGGTATTCACTTTGACCTCCACCGGTCAGATCGGGCAGGTCAAGCAGACCCTCGAAGTGACCGTGGATCGCGACATGGTGACTTTGCAGCGTGACGAGACCTTCGAGGCCATCGATCGAGCCCGTGAACGCGAGGAACGTTACGAAGATCGGCGACAGCGCCGGCAAGACAAGGACGACGAATTACTGGTGCGAATGCCCAACATCCGAATCATCCAGTGGAATCGCCAATGA
- a CDS encoding pilus assembly protein PilM yields MPRAIAIELSEADAKVLQLRHQKKKGMRLERILRVSFEGIERGEEATEQRGARLRDALKSLRLSSAPISLVIPKQSTTVRKVHLPSTEPSEIASMAHFEAEKFIPFNVERHIIGHQVMETKGLEGSEVMLAAVDEEVMQQWYNVTHAAGLDPSFGDVSTLAQTYGFLAGSTEDDLKGTVALVNIGIVHTDITLLRDGEIVTTRSMMHGLQNLLRELGEAFHLDRPLHIEELKNLNVLEPDGFRLPTPAAPSVGTEDQPTDEELQVIGPGERENGTTNVGDRVRGWVQKLIINLQRTYEFALREFSVPSVERVCISGEGTILDGIEHALVLHLGVSVSFYNPLEKIERDAKAEIDPELLPAFAAVYGAARRLALEEEDSGINLLPQSVMEAQEQSERRFQLIISGTMVVIACVMGFLLYSAGAEHRTLKAERFEEDIDKINVVLSDVDDMRQRLDFLKGNYSDRSRAMDILEAISAYPQIGPQPRGRLTLDEFQFKLGDEVQIDGTAMSIEDINKFLVYLQKQENESGPLFTSADTRNQNTTTLPGRNQAVYQFQIVGRMD; encoded by the coding sequence ATGCCTAGAGCGATTGCCATCGAACTGAGCGAAGCGGACGCCAAAGTCCTGCAACTTCGCCACCAGAAAAAGAAGGGAATGCGATTGGAGCGCATTCTCCGTGTGTCCTTCGAGGGCATTGAACGTGGCGAGGAAGCCACCGAGCAGCGAGGCGCCCGGCTGCGGGACGCGCTGAAATCGCTGCGCCTGTCATCGGCGCCGATCTCGCTCGTTATCCCGAAGCAGTCCACCACCGTGCGCAAGGTCCACCTGCCTTCAACGGAGCCGAGCGAGATTGCTTCGATGGCGCACTTTGAGGCCGAGAAGTTCATCCCTTTCAACGTCGAGCGCCACATCATTGGCCACCAGGTCATGGAGACGAAAGGCCTTGAGGGCTCCGAGGTGATGCTGGCCGCCGTCGATGAAGAGGTCATGCAGCAGTGGTACAACGTCACCCATGCGGCGGGTCTCGACCCCAGCTTCGGCGATGTTTCTACCCTGGCCCAGACCTACGGCTTCCTGGCCGGATCGACGGAAGACGACCTGAAAGGCACGGTCGCGCTGGTCAACATTGGCATCGTTCATACGGACATCACGCTGCTGCGCGATGGCGAAATCGTCACGACGCGCAGCATGATGCACGGCCTGCAGAATCTTCTTCGCGAACTCGGCGAAGCTTTCCATCTGGATCGACCTCTTCACATCGAGGAACTGAAGAACCTCAACGTCCTGGAGCCCGATGGGTTCCGTCTGCCGACGCCTGCCGCGCCGTCTGTCGGGACCGAGGATCAGCCGACCGACGAAGAGCTTCAGGTCATTGGCCCTGGCGAGCGCGAGAACGGCACGACAAACGTCGGCGACCGCGTCCGCGGCTGGGTCCAGAAGCTGATCATCAACTTGCAGCGGACCTATGAGTTTGCGCTTCGGGAGTTTTCCGTCCCCTCTGTTGAGCGCGTCTGCATTTCCGGCGAGGGAACGATCCTGGACGGCATCGAGCACGCGCTTGTCCTGCATCTCGGCGTGTCGGTGTCCTTCTACAATCCGCTTGAGAAGATCGAGCGTGATGCCAAGGCCGAGATCGATCCGGAACTCTTACCCGCGTTCGCGGCGGTTTACGGCGCAGCGCGGCGCCTGGCCCTCGAGGAAGAAGACAGCGGAATCAACCTTCTGCCGCAGAGCGTCATGGAAGCGCAGGAGCAATCCGAACGCCGCTTCCAACTGATCATCTCCGGCACCATGGTTGTAATCGCGTGTGTGATGGGCTTCCTGCTGTATTCCGCCGGCGCCGAGCACCGTACTCTGAAGGCCGAGCGATTCGAAGAAGATATCGACAAGATCAACGTCGTGCTGAGCGATGTCGACGACATGCGCCAACGGCTCGACTTCCTGAAGGGCAACTACTCGGATCGCTCGCGCGCGATGGATATTCTCGAAGCCATCAGCGCGTATCCGCAGATCGGTCCTCAGCCTCGGGGACGCCTGACGCTCGACGAATTCCAGTTCAAGCTCGGCGATGAAGTGCAGATCGATGGCACAGCGATGAGCATCGAGGACATCAATAAGTTCCTCGTTTATCTGCAGAAGCAAGAAAACGAAAGCGGTCCGCTGTTCACCAGCGCCGACACGCGAAACCAGAACACAACGACCCTGCCCGGTCGCAATCAGGCCGTATATCAATTCCAGATCGTCGGCCGAATGGACTGA
- a CDS encoding glycoside hydrolase family 3 protein encodes MTTFVTADIETLLATMTIAQKVGQILHPFIRPGQTLDEVDDYLGDIEPGGIFIMPGTKESFRTHSEHFQSNAKVPIVVSSDLECGPGRMIQDATVFPDMMAVAATGNEELAWTMGRAAALEGLEAGVHWNFAPVIDINKNPQNPITNTRSLGDEPELIGRLATAFIRGMQEHGMAGCAKHFPGDGYDARDQHICTTINPLSREDWERLSGGLYRRVIADGVWSLMIGHIALPCIDPGDGTSLSAAPPATLSKRLTTDLLRGELGFDGMIVSDASAMGGISSWGPREHIVPALLEAGCDQVLFCELDIDFPILMRAVEDGRLSMDRLDDAVRRVLAFKQKLGLFERTHGDQVSPADIERHRSASIEIAHNALTVAVDRHDALPMNLKPGSKVLSVHVRGDALYQVDAIDDMLREAGMEVTRHDESDGKALPWQSEFDLFDAILIHMIFGPSWNSNRIRPVGNYLRDIILHIPFHDRRVVFISYGTPYLLHDFPRLPALLNAYSPDVVTQRAVADYLQGKISAAGKSPVELDLREDWFARP; translated from the coding sequence ATGACGACTTTTGTGACCGCCGATATCGAGACACTTCTGGCCACGATGACAATCGCGCAAAAGGTCGGCCAGATACTGCACCCGTTTATTCGCCCGGGACAAACGCTGGACGAAGTGGACGATTACCTCGGCGATATAGAACCGGGCGGGATCTTTATCATGCCTGGAACAAAGGAGTCGTTCCGCACGCACTCGGAGCACTTCCAGTCGAACGCAAAGGTGCCGATCGTTGTGTCGTCGGATCTGGAGTGCGGTCCCGGACGCATGATCCAGGACGCGACGGTCTTTCCGGACATGATGGCCGTGGCGGCGACAGGAAACGAGGAGCTGGCCTGGACGATGGGACGCGCGGCAGCTCTCGAAGGCCTGGAAGCGGGCGTGCACTGGAATTTCGCGCCGGTCATCGACATCAACAAAAACCCGCAGAACCCGATCACCAATACGCGCAGCCTGGGCGACGAACCGGAGTTGATCGGCCGCCTGGCGACAGCGTTCATTCGCGGCATGCAGGAACATGGGATGGCGGGATGCGCGAAGCATTTCCCCGGCGATGGCTATGATGCGCGGGACCAGCACATCTGCACGACAATCAATCCGTTGTCGCGAGAGGACTGGGAGCGCTTGAGTGGCGGCCTGTATCGGCGTGTGATCGCAGACGGCGTGTGGAGCCTGATGATTGGGCATATCGCGCTGCCTTGCATCGATCCGGGCGATGGGACTTCGCTTTCCGCCGCTCCCCCAGCAACGCTCAGCAAGCGACTGACGACGGATCTCCTGCGGGGGGAATTGGGATTCGATGGGATGATCGTCAGCGACGCATCCGCGATGGGCGGAATCAGCAGTTGGGGCCCACGCGAGCACATCGTGCCGGCGCTACTGGAAGCCGGCTGCGACCAGGTGCTGTTCTGCGAACTCGATATCGATTTCCCGATCCTGATGCGTGCCGTGGAAGATGGGCGGCTCTCGATGGACCGGCTCGACGATGCAGTGCGAAGAGTCCTGGCGTTCAAGCAGAAGCTCGGCCTGTTCGAGCGCACGCACGGCGATCAGGTCTCCCCCGCCGACATCGAGCGGCACCGGTCGGCAAGCATCGAGATTGCTCACAATGCCCTGACGGTGGCGGTGGATCGACACGATGCGCTGCCGATGAACCTGAAGCCTGGCAGCAAGGTACTGTCTGTGCACGTGCGCGGCGATGCGCTCTACCAGGTGGATGCAATTGATGACATGCTGCGAGAAGCGGGCATGGAGGTGACGCGACACGATGAATCGGATGGAAAAGCGCTGCCATGGCAGAGCGAATTCGATCTGTTCGATGCAATCCTGATTCACATGATCTTCGGACCAAGCTGGAACTCGAATCGCATCCGACCCGTTGGGAATTACCTGCGGGACATCATTCTGCACATCCCGTTCCACGATCGGCGCGTCGTGTTCATCTCTTATGGAACGCCGTACTTACTACACGACTTCCCGCGGCTGCCGGCGTTGCTGAACGCTTACTCGCCGGATGTCGTGACGCAGCGGGCCGTGGCGGATTATCTGCAGGGGAAGATCTCCGCCGCCGGGAAGAGCCCTGTGGAATTGGATTTGCGCGAAGACTGGTTTGCTCGACCCTAG
- a CDS encoding family 16 glycosylhydrolase — MRRSFRLISQMAVSITALGIAAGCATQNSTTIKADADSPRDSLWKLIWSDEFDGPEIDKTVWTHETFPGEASGNRELQHYTDRPANSYIENGMLVIKAKREDYKGHDYTSARMTTRNGFAFRYGRAEARIKIPSTQGIWPAFWMMPRDSVYGGWPHSGEIDILESVNIADETYGTIHFGNPQHVHSGGAHTLSDGALHSDDFHVYSVEWEPQEIRWYVDGELFSTKNKWMTQAAAYPAPFDQDFYLILNVAVGGYWPGPPDETSVFPQTMEVDWVRVYQMDNEFPKVEIVSPGDRENVSANTPITFKVNASDPDGTITRVELVQGRNVLATDSEPPFELTMAGLADGCYDDLTVLAFDDAGVPARANRVLFVGEGCPQGPYGGTPIAIPGEFEAEDFDEGWSGEAWHDTDWTNNGGQARHETGVDIGRSGDALYIGWTEPDEWIEYHVDVAESGAYTLNARVASGADGGPIVLSDTLHPENEATITVLSTGDWDTFVPVTSEGTLKLSAGPTVLRLFFPEGGVNVDKISLTKATE; from the coding sequence ATGAGACGAAGTTTTCGACTCATATCGCAGATGGCCGTCTCGATCACAGCGCTCGGGATCGCGGCCGGCTGTGCGACTCAGAACTCAACGACAATCAAGGCCGACGCGGACTCGCCGCGAGATTCTCTCTGGAAGCTCATCTGGTCGGACGAATTCGACGGCCCGGAAATCGATAAGACTGTCTGGACGCACGAGACGTTTCCCGGCGAGGCCAGCGGAAACCGCGAGCTCCAGCACTACACGGATCGCCCCGCCAATTCCTACATCGAGAATGGAATGCTCGTAATCAAAGCGAAGCGCGAGGACTACAAAGGTCACGACTACACCTCGGCCCGCATGACGACCCGAAACGGCTTCGCTTTCCGATACGGACGCGCCGAGGCTCGCATCAAGATTCCATCCACGCAGGGCATCTGGCCGGCATTCTGGATGATGCCCCGCGATTCCGTCTATGGCGGCTGGCCGCACAGTGGCGAGATCGATATTCTTGAGTCCGTCAATATCGCCGACGAGACGTACGGGACGATCCACTTCGGCAATCCCCAACACGTGCACTCCGGCGGCGCGCATACGTTGTCCGACGGAGCGCTGCATTCCGATGACTTCCACGTCTACTCCGTCGAATGGGAGCCTCAGGAGATCCGGTGGTACGTGGACGGCGAGCTCTTCTCCACAAAGAACAAGTGGATGACCCAGGCAGCGGCCTATCCGGCGCCCTTCGACCAGGACTTCTACCTGATCCTGAATGTCGCCGTCGGCGGCTACTGGCCCGGACCGCCGGATGAAACGAGCGTCTTCCCACAAACCATGGAAGTCGACTGGGTTCGCGTCTACCAGATGGACAACGAGTTCCCGAAGGTGGAAATCGTCTCACCCGGGGACCGCGAGAACGTTTCCGCGAACACGCCAATTACATTCAAGGTCAACGCATCCGACCCGGATGGAACCATTACGCGGGTGGAACTCGTGCAAGGGCGTAACGTCCTTGCCACCGACAGCGAACCGCCATTCGAACTCACCATGGCGGGACTGGCCGACGGCTGCTACGACGACCTGACAGTGCTCGCCTTCGACGATGCCGGCGTGCCTGCCCGCGCCAACCGAGTGCTGTTTGTCGGCGAGGGCTGCCCCCAGGGCCCTTACGGTGGCACGCCAATCGCCATCCCAGGTGAATTCGAAGCCGAAGACTTCGACGAAGGATGGAGCGGCGAGGCCTGGCACGACACCGATTGGACGAACAACGGCGGTCAGGCGCGTCACGAAACCGGAGTCGACATTGGCCGGTCGGGCGATGCGCTCTACATTGGCTGGACGGAGCCAGACGAGTGGATCGAGTATCACGTCGACGTTGCTGAATCCGGTGCCTACACGCTGAACGCTCGCGTTGCCTCAGGGGCAGACGGCGGACCGATCGTTCTCTCCGATACGCTTCATCCAGAAAACGAAGCCACGATCACCGTCCTCTCCACGGGCGACTGGGATACGTTCGTTCCCGTGACGAGCGAAGGAACGCTCAAACTCTCTGCCGGGCCGACAGTGCTTCGTCTCTTCTTCCCCGAAGGTGGAGTGAACGTCGACAAGATATCTCTTACCAAAGCAACCGAGTAA